In Polycladomyces zharkentensis, one DNA window encodes the following:
- a CDS encoding YbaB/EbfC family nucleoid-associated protein, producing MRNMNQMMKQVKKMQEQMQKAQEELGKKEVEGTAGGGVVKVVMNGHKQLVSVEIAPEVVDPDDVEMLQDLITAAFQDALKKTDELIAQDLGKFTGGLNLPGLF from the coding sequence ATGCGGAACATGAACCAAATGATGAAACAAGTGAAAAAAATGCAGGAACAAATGCAAAAAGCGCAGGAAGAACTGGGTAAAAAAGAAGTGGAAGGCACGGCAGGGGGCGGTGTGGTCAAAGTAGTGATGAACGGGCACAAGCAGTTGGTTTCCGTGGAAATCGCTCCGGAAGTGGTGGACCCGGACGATGTGGAAATGCTGCAGGATCTCATCACAGCCGCTTTCCAAGATGCCCTGAAGAAAACGGATGAACTGATCGCCCAGGACCTCGGCAAATTTACTGGTGGACTCAATTTGCCCGGTTTGTTCTAA
- the dnaX gene encoding DNA polymerase III subunit gamma/tau — MVLSYRALYRVWRPQTFQDLVGQEHITRTLQNALAEDSFSHAYLFSGPRGTGKTSAAKIMAKAVNCEKGPAPEPCNDCQTCRRITEGSLMDVVEIDAASNRGVDEIRDLRDKVKYAPTEVRYKVYIIDEVHMLTTEAFNALLKTLEEPPGHVIFILATTEPHKLPPTIISRCQRFAFRRIALPEIVSRLQYICEAQSVETDENALHQIALAADGGMRDALSLLDQVLAFGGRRVDEETVLAVTGSVSRTELAGILSALAHADAGAALERADRLIMGGLEPERLLQDLIHACRDLLLMKTAPQLPEVKDRLHHPLWTELAEKWSVDRLSAVMDGLIAYQQQMKWTPHPRIVLELAIVNASQSRPAAGEKEEVPPDTVRRLEERIRQLEERLQSIQGQIATQGSPQSAGFRRHDPPQKAPARSAGASVEQDRWKRLLPQSDAETFRHVKQWWPDILQKVKERKITVHAWLVDGDPVMASKDAVVVAFKNKIHRETTEKETNKSLIEQVMQEVLGSSFRLITVMRQDWDALSDSMAEMSAAAEEGRNEDAPRSDEVIKKAVELFGEDLVEVVD; from the coding sequence CAGCGCGGCCAAAATCATGGCCAAGGCGGTCAACTGTGAAAAAGGTCCGGCACCGGAGCCGTGCAACGATTGTCAAACGTGTCGCCGCATCACCGAAGGCTCCTTAATGGATGTGGTGGAAATCGACGCGGCATCCAACCGGGGCGTCGACGAAATTCGGGATTTGCGGGACAAAGTGAAATACGCCCCGACCGAAGTGCGTTACAAAGTCTATATTATCGACGAAGTGCACATGCTGACGACAGAAGCGTTCAACGCTTTGCTGAAAACGCTGGAAGAGCCGCCGGGGCATGTGATTTTTATCCTGGCCACGACCGAACCGCACAAACTGCCGCCGACGATCATTTCCCGTTGTCAACGGTTCGCGTTTCGCCGGATCGCATTGCCTGAGATCGTCAGTCGCCTTCAATATATCTGCGAAGCGCAATCCGTGGAAACAGATGAGAATGCGTTGCATCAGATTGCACTCGCGGCGGACGGCGGAATGCGGGATGCATTGAGCTTATTGGATCAGGTATTGGCATTCGGTGGTCGGCGAGTGGACGAGGAAACGGTATTGGCAGTGACCGGTTCTGTCTCCCGTACCGAACTGGCGGGGATTTTGAGCGCTTTGGCTCACGCCGATGCCGGTGCGGCACTGGAGCGGGCAGACCGACTGATTATGGGTGGTTTGGAACCGGAACGTCTATTACAGGATCTGATCCATGCCTGTCGGGATTTGTTGCTGATGAAGACCGCACCTCAATTGCCGGAAGTGAAGGATCGGCTTCATCATCCCCTGTGGACGGAACTGGCGGAAAAATGGTCCGTCGACCGGTTGTCCGCAGTGATGGACGGTTTGATCGCGTATCAGCAACAAATGAAATGGACGCCGCATCCGAGAATTGTCCTGGAGCTGGCCATTGTGAACGCGTCGCAGTCCCGGCCAGCGGCGGGCGAGAAGGAGGAAGTCCCCCCTGACACGGTTCGCCGTCTTGAGGAACGAATCCGCCAGTTGGAGGAGCGGCTTCAGTCTATTCAGGGGCAAATCGCCACTCAAGGGTCACCCCAATCCGCAGGATTTCGTCGCCACGATCCCCCTCAAAAAGCGCCGGCACGTTCTGCCGGGGCGTCCGTCGAACAGGATCGGTGGAAGCGTTTGTTGCCACAATCAGACGCAGAAACCTTCCGCCATGTCAAGCAGTGGTGGCCGGATATTCTGCAAAAAGTAAAAGAGCGGAAAATCACGGTTCATGCATGGCTGGTGGATGGGGACCCTGTGATGGCTTCAAAAGACGCTGTAGTCGTCGCATTCAAAAACAAAATTCACCGGGAAACCACGGAAAAAGAGACAAACAAATCGTTGATTGAACAGGTTATGCAGGAAGTGCTGGGCAGTTCGTTCCGGTTGATCACGGTGATGCGTCAGGATTGGGACGCACTTTCCGACTCCATGGCTGAAATGTCTGCTGCGGCGGAAGAGGGAAGGAACGAGGATGCCCCCCGATCCGACGAGGTAATAAAAAAAGCGGTGGAGTTGTTTGGTGAGGATTTGGTGGAAGTGGTCGATTAG